One segment of Octopus sinensis linkage group LG27, ASM634580v1, whole genome shotgun sequence DNA contains the following:
- the LOC118768267 gene encoding zinc finger protein 239-like has translation THTGEKPYHCDICVKSFSQSTNLTDHIRTHTGEKPYHCDICGKSFSQSTNLTDHIRTHTGEKPYHCDICGKSFSQSTNLTDHIRTHTGEKPYHCDICVKSFSQSTNLTDHIRTHTGEKPYHCDICGKSFSQSTNLTDHIRTHTGEKPYHCDICVKSF, from the coding sequence acacatactggtgagaaaccttatcattgtgatatctgtgttaaatcattctctcaaagcactaacttgactgatcacatacgtacacatactggtgagaaaccttatcattgtgatatctgtggtaaatcattctctcaaagcactaacttgactgatcacatacgtacacatactggtgagaaaccttatcattgtgatatctgtggtaaatcattctctcaaagcactaacttgactgatcacatacgtacacatactggtgagaaaccttatcattgtgatatctgtgttaaatcattctctcaaagcactaacttgactgatcacatacgtacacatactggtgagaaaccttatcattgtgatatctgtggtaaatcattctctcaaagcactaacttgactgaccacatacgtacacatactggtgagaaaccttatcattgtgatatctgtgttaaatcattc
- the LOC118768266 gene encoding zinc finger protein 2 homolog: SQSTNLTDHIRTHTGEKPYHCDICVKSFSQSTNLTDHIRTHTGEKPYHCDICGKSFSQSTNLTDHIRTHTGEKPYHCDICVKSFSQSTNLTDHIRTHTGEKPYHCDICGKSFSQSTNLTDHIRTHTGEKPYHCDICVKSFSQSTNLTDHIRTHTGEKPYHCDICVKSFSQSTNLTDHIRTHTGEKPYHCDICVKSF, translated from the exons tctcaaagcactaacttgactgatcacatacgtacacatactggtgagaaaccttatcattgtgatatctgtgttaaatcattctctcaaagcactaacttgactgatcacatacgtacacatactggtgagaaaccttatcattgtgatatctgtg gtaaatcattctctcaaagcactaacttgactgatcacatacgtacacatactggtgagaaaccttatcattgtgatatctgtgttaaatcattctctcaaagcactaacttgactgatcacatacgtacacatactggtgagaaaccttatcattgtgatatctgtggtaaatcattctctcaaagcactaacttgactgatcacatacgtacacatactggtgagaaaccttatcattgtgatatctgtgttaaatcattctctcaaagcactaacttgactgaccacatacgtacacatactggtgagaaaccttatcattgtgatatctgtgttaaatcattctctcaaagcactaacttgactgaccacatacgtacacatactggtgagaaaccttatcattgtgatatctgtgttaaatcattc
- the LOC118768265 gene encoding zinc finger protein 2-like: PYHCDICVKSFSQSTNLTDHIRTHTGEKPYHCDICVKSFSQSTNLTDHLRTHTGEKPYHCDICGKSFSQSTNLTDHIRTHTGEKPYHCDICVKSFSQSTNLTDHIRTHTGEKPYHCDICVKSFSQSTNLTDHIRTHTGEKPYHCDICVKSFSQSTNLTDHIRTHTGEKPYHCDICVKSFSQSTNLTDHIRTHTGEKPYHCDICGKSFSQSTNLTDHIRTHTGEKPYHCDICGKSFSQSTNLTDHIRTHTGEKPYHCDICVKSFSQSTNLTDHIRTHTGEKPYHCDICGKSFSQSTNLTDHIRTHTGEKPYHCDICVKSFSQSTNLTDHIRTHTGEKPYHCDICVKSFSQSTNLTDHIR; the protein is encoded by the coding sequence ccttatcattgtgatatctgtgttaaatcattctctcaaagcactaacttgactgaccacatacgtacacatactggtgagaaaccttatcattgtgatatctgtgttaaatcattctctcaaagcactaacttgactgaccacttacgtacacatactggtgagaaaccttatcattgtgatatctgtggtaaatcattctctcaaagcactaacttgactgatcacatacgtacacatactggtgagaaaccttatcattgtgatatctgtgttaaatcattctctcaaagcactaacttgactgatcacatacgtacacatactggtgagaaaccttatcattgtgatatctgtgttaaatcattctctcaaagcactaacttgactgatcacatacgtacacatactggtgagaaaccttatcattgtgatatctgtgttaaatcattctctcaaagcactaacttgactgatcacatacgtacacatactggtgagaaaccttatcattgtgatatctgtgttaaatcattctctcaaagcactaacttgactgatcacatacgtacacatactggtgagaaaccttatcattgtgatatctgtggtaaatcattctctcaaagcactaacttgactgatcacatacgtacacatactggtgagaaaccttatcattgtgatatctgtggtaaatcattctctcaaagcactaacttgactgatcacatacgtacacatactggtgagaaaccttatcattgtgatatctgtgttaaatcattctctcaaagcactaacttgactgatcacatacgtacacatactggtgagaaaccttatcattgtgatatctgtggtaaatcattctctcaaagcactaacttgactgatcacatacgtacacatactggtgagaaaccttatcattgtgatatctgtgttaaatcattctctcaaagcactaacttgactgatcacatacgtacacatactggtgagaaaccttatcattgtgatatctgtgttaaatcattctctcaaagcactaacttgactgatcacatacgt
- the LOC115225091 gene encoding zinc finger protein 271-like, whose amino-acid sequence THTGEKPYHCDICVKSFSQSTNLTDHIRTHTGEKPYHCDICGKSFSQSTNLTDHIRTHTGEKPYHCDICVKSFSQSTNLTDHIRTHTGEKPYHCDICGKSFSQSTNLTDHIRTHTGEKPYHCDICVKSFSQSTNLTDHIRTHTGEKPYHCDICVKSFSRNSDLVKHKRTHTGEKPYRCDICGKSFSHNTHLHTHKRTHTGEKPYHCEICGKSFSRRSYLARHKFTHTGERPYQCDICAKSFSRSSILTKHRLTHTGEKPYHCEICGKSFSCNSHLVDHTRTHTGEKPYHCEICGKSFSRSSNLTLHKRIHTGEKPYHCDICGKSFSQSHHLTNHKPTHTGEKPYHCDICGKSFSKNINLQSHKRIHTGEKPYHCNICGKSFSHNCNLVTHNRIHTGEKPYHCDICGKSFSCNSHLVTHNRSHTGEKPYHCEICGESFSQRRQLNRHTHTHTGEKP is encoded by the exons acacatactggtgagaaaccttatcattgtgatatctgtgttaaatcattctctcaaagcactaacttgactgaccacatacgtacacatactggtgagaaaccttatcattgtgatatctgtggtaaatcattctctcaaagcactaacttgactgaccacatacgtacacatactggtgagaaaccttatcattgtgatatctgtgttaaatcattctctcaaagcactaacttgactgaccacatacgtacacatactggtgagaaaccttatcattgtgatatctgtggtaaatcattctctcaaagcactaacttgactgaccacatacgtacacatactggtgagaaaccttatcattgtgatatctgtgttaaatcattctctcaaagcactaacttgactgatcacatacgtacacatactggtgagaaaccttatcactgtgatatctgtgttaaatcattctctcgtaatagtGACTTggttaaacacaaacgtacacatactggagagaaaccatatcgttgtgatatctgtggtaaatcattctctcataata CTCATTTGCATAC acacaaacgtacacatacaggagagaagccatatcattgtgagatctgtggtaaatcattctctcgaagaagTTATTTGGCTAGGCACAAATTTACACATACAGGGGAGAGACCATATCAGTGTGACATCTgtgctaaatcattctctcgaagcaGTATCTTGACTAAACAcagacttacacatacaggagagaaaccttatcattgtgagatctgtggtaaatcattctcttgtaaTAGTCACTTGGTtgatcacacacgtacacatacaggagagaagccatatcattgtgagatctgtggtaaatcattctctcgaagcaGTAACTTGActttacacaaacgtattcatacgggagagaaaccctatcattgtgatatctgtggtaaatcattctcccaaagTCATCACTTGACTAATCACAAAcctacacatactggtgagaaaccttatcattgtgatatctgtggtaaatcattctctaaaaatattaacttacaaagtcacaaacgtattcatacaggagagaaaccatatcactgtaatatctgtggtaaatcattctctcataattgtaatttggttactcacaatcgcattcatacaggagagaaaccatatcattgtgatatctgtggtaaatcattctcttgtaatagtcatttggttactcacaatcgcagtcatactggtgagaaaccttatcactgtgagatctgtggtgAGTCATTTTCTCAAAGGCGTCAGTTgaatagacacacgcatacacatacaggagagaagccataa